The following DNA comes from Erythrolamprus reginae isolate rEryReg1 chromosome 8, rEryReg1.hap1, whole genome shotgun sequence.
CCTCGGGAAAGAAGGCTGCTGGAGAGCAATGCGGAGAGAAGGAAACGGGCGGAGGATCCTTTGGAAGACTCAGGAATCCCCAAAGGAtccaggaggaaggaaagaaatatcaGTGCTTGGAATgtgaaaaatccttcaaaacaAATAGACATTTtgaaaaccatttaaaaaaccactcatttgCAAACCCACATAAATGCtttgagtgtggaaagagcttcagtcaaAGTAGCATCCTTTATatacatcaaaggatccacactggagaaaaacctcataagtgcctggagtgtggaaagagctttaatcTGCGGGGAAATCTTTATAGACATCAAAGGATTCATTGGGGAGAGAAACCAAAAAAATGCCTGGAGGGTGGAGGGTCCTTTGGAATCCCCATGGATTCCCAAAGGATCCACAAGAGAGGTAATAAGCTCAAATGCCCTGAATGTGACAAATCCTTCAGAAAACCTGCAGATCTTCAAAGGCATATATatatccacacaggagaaaggaAATATCAGTGCCCAGAATGTGATAAATCTTTCAAAAGAAACGACCATCTTGAAAGCCATCTAAGAATCCACTCAGGAGAGAAATtgaataaatgcctggagtgtggaatgaCATTCAGTCATAGGAACAGTCTTTATAGACATCAAAGGATCCATTCAGGAGAAAAACGTTATAAGTGTTTGGAATGTGGAAAAAGCTTCGGTCATAGCAGCAGCCTTTATACACATCAAATAATCCATTCAGGGGGGGAACCATATAAATGCCTGAAATGTGGAAAGAGCTTGAAATACAAGCGAAGCCTTAATAGGCATAAAATAATGCATTCATTGGAGGAATCTGATGTATGAAAAGACATTCAATCACAGTTGACACTTTTCTAAGCATTGAAGAATCCACTCAGGAGAAAAAACAATGCCttaaaatagaataggataatagagttggaagggttctTGGAGGTTTGCTAGTCCAACTCCCTACACcaattcagataaatggttatcccgcatcttaaaaacctccaatgtggGAGTAGTCACAGTTTCTGGAGGCATGttcttccactggttaattgttctaactgtcaggaaatttctcagttctaaattgtttctccccttaattagtttccacccattcctttaaaaaaaaattaattgaattttaaaaaacaaaacagtaaaCAGCAACAATCATATTAAACTTTCaataaatttgtataaacataagtgctaagaaaataaaaaacaacagaaaaaagaaagatgaaaacaaataagaaaaaaaaccataGATAAAACAGACGTTTGGGATATTTACATCCTCTTCTCATTCAGAATTTCAGTCAGAGATATCTACATTTTTAGCTTATTTTagcatatttacatatttgcttacttttctacaaattaaaaattttaaaactcTTTTTGTAGAGTTTCTTTACTTTTATCCTTTCTTTTAGCCTATTATAGAAGTTCTCCCAGAGGGAgcggggcggcatagaaatctaaaaaaatttattattattattttatttttattattttataatagccCGAATCGTCCTTGCCTTCTAGTTTTCTTGACAGCATAtctatctctgcacaatccatcaccTGGTATCACTGCTTTCCACTCATTCCtacttgttctgccctcaggccCTTTGAAGAATAGCTTCATTCCCTATTGTTTGTGGCAgtccctaagatattggaacactgctatcatgtctcccctagtctctcttttcattaaactagacatatccagttcctgcaactgttcttcataggttttagctgccagtccccctaatcatctttgttgcccttcAGAACAATGATATTcatgataattataataattccaataaaatgaattatttatCTTTACTCCAATTGAGTAAAGAATGGGTAAATAATAACTGCCAAATAAGGGACTTTCTCAGGCTGAATAATAAAAGACTTTTTCAATTGTACTTGCTATATGGTTCAATtggtctaaatcagtgatggcgaacctatggccacaggtggcacacagagccatatctgctggtacatgagccattgccctagctcagcttcaatatgcatgccagccagctgatttttggctcacacagaagctctgggggtgggggcggtgtttttggcttccagagagcttccagggggactgggagggtgtttttaccctcccctagctccaggaaagcctttggagcctggggagtgtgaaacacgagcctactgggcccaccagaagttgggaaacgggacatttctggccttcagagggcttctggggggcaggaggagctgttttcgcctttcCCAGGCATTAAATTGTTGTGGGCACTCGTGCGTGCACAATAGTGCATGTACACACttggcacttgaggaaaaaaggttcgccatcactggtctaaattaCACCTTTTCATAACAGCCATGACTTGTGAATGTTCTCTTTTTAATGCAATGCTCATTTCAATGGTGCTTAACATTACGGGATGTTAATGTCCATGTCTCTGATGTATGTGTAACTGAGCAGGATGATTTCTTCCATGCAATCAACTCATTTTGTAGTTTTTCTTCTGTGTGGAATATAAAATGAAACCAGATTCTGTCCTGGATTCCCCTTTTTCATTGGGAAATCTCTTTGCTAAATAGTCTAATAAATTGCCTTTAAATGGTCATCCCATTTAGTGCCTAATTGAGGCAAGTGTTCCTTGGCGAATCTAGGGCTAATTTGGCCTTTATTGTTGTGAATGTGAAAGAGCTTCTTCCTGTCATTATTTGATATAATCTCTATGGGGTTTCCCAATATCAGTACCATGTAACTCCATTCCCATCTGAAACTTTTTGTCTGTTGGATTCCCTGAATGGTTCCCCTTGTCTTCCAGCAGAAACCACTAAAAGGGATTCTGTAAGGCCAACAAAGCTTTGGGAGATGCTAGCTGTATTCTCAAAGGGCCTCTACCCTTTTAGCTTTAAACACCTGGCTTTTCCTCAGGCGCTGGGAGATCAGACAGTGAGACCTTTGATCATCAGACGTTTGATGTCTATAAAGTGAGAAGTTGAAAGGCCCCCATTTCTGTACTTGCTGTTCATCAGATAAATCGATGTCCGCTTTCCTTCAACCAGCCAAAGGGTCCCTGCACAAATTCCTAGTCCAGCATGGAGGtgaggctggcagggagattcCTTTTATCTTTGGGGTCTGGTCTTCTCCCCCTCCACCCTTCCCCTCCCATATTCAGGCAGGCCGAGGTTGAGGGACCCTTCTTGGATTGTGACCTTCCCCCATCTGGGGTCCTAGGCAAACTGGTGGTGGAGATCTGGGGAAGGCATCCAAGCAGGTGAGAGCAGAAGGGGCCACAGATTTgacattttaatgtttttgttttgcaCTAAATACCTAAGGTAatctccgccccgagtctgcagagaggggcggcatagaaatctaataaataataataataattctggagTCCAGTAATGTTCTCGAGGTGTTTTTCGGTGTATGTAGGAAGTTTCCTTGTCAGCTAACTGAATATGAACAACTGAGATTTGCAAAACAATGGGATCAAGGAATATTCCTACACTTTGGGGATTTGTATCATGTTTACTGTGAAATTGTGTGAATGTATTATCAATACAATGCATGTTATTTCAGCTTGCAGAGCTTGGATTCATGAGTTTACAAAAGATGTAAATGttgcggtaggaaaggcaagtaggatgcttggctgcatagctagaggtataacaagcaggaagagggagattgtgatccccttatatagagcgctggtgagaccacatttggagtactgtgttcagttctggagacctcacctacaaaaagatattgacaaaattgaacgggtccaaagacgggctacaagaatggtggaaggtctgaagtataaaacgtatcaggaaagacttaatgaactcaatctgtatagtctggaagacagaaggaaaaggggggacatgatcgaaacatttaaatatgttaaagggttaaatagggttcaggagggaagtgtttttaacaggaaagtgaacacaagaacaaggggacacaatctgaagttagttgggggaaagatcaaaggcaacatgagaaagtattattttactgaaagagtagtagatccttggaacaaacttccagcagacgtggttggtaaatccacagtaaccgaatttaaacatgcctgggataaacatatatccattttatttatttattatttatttattacttagatttgtatgccgcccctctccgaagactcggggcggctcacaacatgtagtaacaaatcataagcaatcagacaatttaaaatatttaaatatttaaaaaaaaacaaaaaaaaaaccccatatgctaacagacacacacacagacataccatgcataagtaagattaaatacaggaaatagtaaaagggcagactagatggaccatggggtctttttctgccgtcagtcttctatgtttctatgtttctatgttgcagaATACAGTATACTACttcatgctacataactaagcttTTCAAGCTGAATACATGAAATTACTAATGTAccttaaatacaaaattatatttaGAGTGATTTTTATCCCAAAAgccttttattaaaataaacttgataaaaataaaagtctgattaaaattttaaatatcttaatattttgatttattttcccatgCTTGCTTTGTACTTTTTCTCCTGTATAGAATATAAAATGAAACCGGATTATGTGTCCTGAATTCCCTCTTTTCATTAAGGGATATATTTTTGCTACAATATTGGTATAAATTGCCATTAAATGTTCATCCCACTTGGTGCTTAATTGAACCAAGTGTGCCATGGAAGAAAGAAATCTGTTCCAAACgcaaaacacaagcagatgagaagagtttcagtttcacttttactttcacagcagcaagcaggggatgggataggatagggaaGGCTTTTGTGGGTCAAGGCTGGGAGagaggataggataggggaggaTTTTGTGAGGCAAGGCTGAGGTATGGAAGGGAATAGGATTTGAGAAGTCCGAGGCAAAATCTAAGAAAATGATGTACATCAGGGCCCACAGATTGAGGCAGGTATAAGTAGGAGATGTTGACCTCTGGAGGAGTACAGGTACTCTTTAAAGAAAGTGGAGGTCAAAATACAGCCCTGCGAGACCTTTTTTTTTGAAGAGGAGAGTGAGCTCATTTCATACAATTACTGAACGAGAAAACCtttttctactgtattttccaagTTCCTCATAATGATTTCTCTCAAAATGGAATCAACAAAGGCTACATGTAATAATTTTCCCCATGCCATTTTATTTCAAAGGACAGTCATAATTCAAACTCGACACACAATACATTGTGCAAGAATAAATTGCGGATGCCAATTAGTTGGGTCAGTTTCAACTAGTTTAACAGTAAACTCAGATTATGTGGTTAAAAGATTCCTTTACATTTGGCTGTAACTGTGGACTCGATCGTGCACTTTTTCCTTCTTTGAAACTTGTGAAATAGTATTTGAGTGGCTCAAACTAGGCCCAGTGTTTACGGTTAATgatcaggggtggattcttcTGGTTCGGACCGGTTTTCCCAAATGGCTCGctgatgacatcacaatgatgccaCTGAACCAGATCAGTCAGTACCAgtccgtgggcaccaccatcttaaaaaaaaaaattagaatttttatacatttttttcttctgcacatgtgcagaagccgagttttcaGCATTGTGCATGCTGTCGCCATTTTAGTTTTGGTGTTGGTTTCTTCACATATTTCTAGGGGGGTTTTGTACTGTGGATGCGTGCGTGTGTCCAAGAGGCGCAGCCATGTGGCGTGGTAAGACGTGAATCGTCAGCaagataagttggaacccactGCTGGTGGTGATTGACTAGAGAAGTTGGAACAATTCTTGATCTCTTTTGTGGCCAAAATCTATTTTTATGAGAGGGCAGTTTCTGGTTCAACTGGAACAAGGAttgccccagagaggaggaaaCGATAGGCAACCATGGACTCAACCAGGAAGTAATGAAGGCTGGACTTGGGACAACAGTCAAATCCCTAGAAATCCAGCTTTTCTCAACACCACCACATTTATctctttacgatttatattgtttgatttgttttctagtatgatttgattgcttatatagtatactatgactatcactaaatgttgtatcttatgtctcttcatgaatgtatttttaatgtacttgatgaatgtatttattatttattattatttactttattcattaaacatgatactcagtcaactgaatattcaaaaatgca
Coding sequences within:
- the LOC139171406 gene encoding zinc finger protein 723-like, with amino-acid sequence MPPLSEDSEDYILRKRGRSPAHRCAIRRATEVPGCRRTEEPNGGRKEAPPKGRRRRRAAPAVQPCPVPARIPGRQRGKARRLRGCRRDEPWGTSGKKAAGEQCGEKETGGGSFGRLRNPQRIQEEGKKYQCLECEKSFKTNRHFENHLKNHSFANPHKCFECGKSFSQSSILYIHQRIHTGEKPHKCLECGKSFNLRGNLYRHQRIHWGEKPKKCLEGGGSFGIPMDSQRIHKRGNKLKCPECDKSFRKPADLQRHIYIHTGERKYQCPECDKSFKRNDHLESHLRIHSGEKLNKCLECGMTFSHRNSLYRHQRIHSGEKRYKCLECGKSFGHSSSLYTHQIIHSGGEPYKCLKCGKSLKYKRSLNRHKIMHSLEESDV